The window TTTATCCTAGACCTTTGAATACTTATATTggttttatattttactttaagGATTTTACTGTTTTTTACAGTCTGTTGATGGCCCTTTTATGAAGTTGGACTTAGTTTGTTGCAGAACATTCTGAATTTGACATGAATACGGTTAATCTCTAGTTTCAAACCGTCGTGAATAACTGAAATCATGCGGAGCAAGACGGGGTTGAGATGGTCAAAGAATATTACAACATCACAAGTGGTGCAGCTAATTCGAGCAGAAAAGGACTTGTCTAAGGCTGTTGCTATTTTTGATGCAGCAACAGCTGAGTATAGAAATGGATTTAGACATGACCACATAACTTTTGGGCATTTGATTTCTAGATTAGTGTCTGCTAATCAGTTTAAACCAGCAGAGGAGCTGCTTAATAGGATGAAAGAAGAGAGGTGTAAGATTAAAGAAGAGATTTTCCTCTCCATTTGCAGAGGATATGGTCGGGTACATAAGCCATTGGAGGctgttcaaattttcaaaatcgcAAAAGATTATGGATGCGAACCTACAGAGAAATTTTATATCACTATATTTTCCATTCTTGTTGATGAAAGCCACTTAAAATTGGCCATGAGATTTTACCACTATATGAAGAAAATGGGTATCCTACCAAATGTTGTTTCTCTCAATATCTTGATCAAAGCCCTATGCAAGAGCAGTGGGACAATCGATGCTGCAATTAATATATTCAATGAAATGCCAAGTCGTGGGTGCTCTCCTGATTCATATACTTATGGTACATTGATCAGTGGGCTGTGTAAATGTGGAAGAATTGACGAGGCAAACAAATTCTTCAGGGAAATGGAGGCAAAAGGTTGCCTACCCACTGTTGTTACATACACTTCTTTGATTAATGTTCTGTGCAAATCTGGAAGGCTAGGGGATGCTTTCGTACTGTTCAAGGAAATGACAAGCAAAGACATTAAACCGAATGTTTATACCTACTCGGCTTTGATGGATGGCCTTTGTAAGCACGGGCGTTTGTTACATGCCCTCGATCTACTGGAGATGATGATTCGCCAAGATCTTTCTCCGAACACTATCACTTATAGTACTTTGATTAATGGACTTTGTAAGGATGGAAAGCTCTGTGAAGCCTTAAAGCTTTTTGATAGGATGAAACTTCAAGGCCTGAAACCGGATGTGGCACTTTATAATAAGATCATTAATGGTTTCGTTGACTTGAATAAGTGTCAAGAGGCTGCCAACTTTCTTGATGAAATGGTTCTTGCTGGAATTTCACCCAATAGATTAACTTGGAGCACTCATATTAAAGTGCATAATGTTGTCATACAAGGACTTTGTGAGAGTGATCTTAACCGGGCTTTTTATTTGTATCTGAGTATGAGAACCAGGGGCCTTACGGTTGAACCTGAAGTTTTTCACTCCCTTGTCAAAGGTTTTTGCAAGAAAAGAGACTTGCTTAAAGCTTATCGCACTCTTGATGAGATGGTTTGTGATGGTTGTCATCCAGATGAGGAGATATGGAAGGCTATATTGCGAGGCTTTCTTGATCAAAAAAAGACTTTGGAATCTATTGAAAACTTTCATATGCAGTTGGCACAGACTATTAATGAGCTTGCGAAGTTGTCTTAAAAGTCCTATAAAAGGAATGAGATGATAGTTGCACAACAATTTGGCAGGTTTGAGTTCATGTCAATTATTCTCTTCTGTCACATGCTACTGCTATACCGATTGCTGTTTACCTTTGCTTGTTTGtttcaattaaatttcttttgcaTTTTCTTCTTTAAACTATTACATTGAGTAAGATTGTAAATATACATCTTTGCATTTGTTTCTCTATACCCATTAATGCATTAGAACTAGAAGTAATACCTCTAAAATTAACAGTGGGTTTTGCAGCATAAGCAGCTAGATTGTTTACATGAAGGAAAAATTAGTTTATAGTGCTAGGATTACGAAGATGTTGTTGTTAGAGGTCACTTCATGCTCGTTTACATGATGAATCTATTAGAAATTAAGGAGTTATATCTAGAGATATCTGCACTTTAAAAAATTTCGGAGTCTACGGTGTATCACTGAAGTAGCAATTCATCTTTTGTTTGATTATCCACTGCCCCTGTCAGTTGTCACGCAGAAAATGTTTGGCTTTCAGTTGTTTGGTTACGTCTTCATTCTATGAGTACGAATGCAGTGTTAAAATTTTGAAGTTCACGTCATTGTCAGTCTCCTAGTATCTTTCATCAAGGTACAACCTGTCATCTTTTTCTGTGGAAATTCGATGACAATGATCTAATCCCTCCGTGACTATAAGATTACCTCATTGACTTCGAAAAGCTCACATTATTTTGGTCAATGGGGCTATGTCATCGGAGTATGACTTTTTACATGAGCTATAGTTTAGCTGTTTCCTAGTTAGGGTTGTGCTTTATCTACGCTTTATGTTTCTTTGACCATTTTTTGTTTGATGATGTTTATTGCACAGCATGCACTCCATAGTATAATGAACTGATTTATTTGGCTATTTGGAGTCCATGTAAACAATGAGGTGGGGTTAAATACAGTACATATTTTGTGTATTGCGGATGTTAAAAGTTGGGATATATTCAAGGCAGAACATGTACAAGACATAGAAGTCATCAGTTAGTGGTTAGGGGAAAACCAATTCCATGGCGCTGTGTGGGAAAAGCTACAAATAGCATACTGCAGATGACTCCTATTCCAATTGGTAGCGCTGTAAGAATCTCCTGGGTCTCTCTTGATGGTGCTGGATAGAAGCATTGAACTGTGTTCTTGTCAAACAAAGCAATTGCTGCAAAAACAAATACAGACATAAAAGCATGCAGAAAATCTATGAACCGGAGTCGGTACTTGGCAGCAAGCTGAGGTGGAAGTTTTGCTGACCCGTCGATCACCCACAGACCATTGATTGTGGCAAACCCATAGTAGATGTTTCCATCATCATCCTTGAAGCAGTCAGTGAAGCTGAGCAGAAAAGAAGACAGCCCACAAATATTGATTAAAATGGAAGTAATTGTTCTGCTGACAGGATCACAATCACCCTGGTTCGTGAAAATTGGGGCGAGCAGCTGGAAGGCCATTACTGTTCCAGTTGGTAGTAGTTTGGCTAAGTGAGCTGTGCTCTGAAATGTCTGGCTGATGGCTTGCTGGATGGGATTTCTGTCCGGTGTATACGGTACATCTCGGAGAAGTGGAACcttttgatcatcatcatttagGTGAGCTTCTTCTTTGATTACACTGATATCCATGGTAATTGGTATGTCTCTATTTTGCCGATTgtttttttctaaatattttcAGTTCTTGTTTACAGTTACAGGCTTTGAGAGGCTGACAGCCTTATAGAGCGACGGGGGAAGATGGCAAGAGGCGCATTGAGTGGAGCAAAAGGTATGGGATGTCAGCATAGTCATGCCTTGCAAGAAAGAGGAATCTAAGGTTTATTTGAGGTAAAGCTTACTTTTTATAATCATGGGAAAGTTGCTCCTGTAATTTAGCTAAGAAAGGTATAATCCAATGAGTTTGGCAGTTACATCCTTGCTTCTTGACAGTTATGATGATATAACAGATATGGGTTTCTTAAGTTTGTAATCAGTGCAACCAATGCGTGAACTAAAAACACAGTTTTTGCTTTTGGGATATTGCTTTGAAATCTATTATTCTAACATCTTGTTTAGGATAAAATTGGTCATCTTTATCTCAattgttgaaaatttttattattgagcATTTGGGTTTATGTAGTCGACTACTGAACCTGATCTATTGTTTCATGTTGCTGATGCTAATCTTTCGGAATTGGTTGTGGTGGTGTTGCTGTATAGAACATCTAGGACCCTTTCTTGAATCCTCGCCCTGCGAAGATGCTTTGTGCATTGGACTACATTTTTTTTGGAACATTTGGATCTTGGGAGATAAATATAAAAGTTTATTCCGTTAGCCAATGCAATAAAGTGGCTTCCGTTTAGACGGAATTTGACTTGGAAGATAGAAGCATAGATAgaaattttatttggttttctatGACCTCATTAGAATGTTTCGTTGACATGAAGAAACACATGGTTTGCTTTTTTGGTGAGTACTATAATATCAAATTTGATTAGTTCAAGTTGTCTTAATTATGCTTGGCGTGTAAAATTAGGATcaaaattgttttattgtgTATGCCCTCGGTTTTTATTTGCACCGTTTTAATTCTTTGGCatttttcatattacttgcaacCTTACtcttttcagaaaaaaaatcaattccATAACTATTTGTAGGCCTCACCATTTATCCATTAATGCCCATTTGAACAAGGGCCATCTTGAAATTTCCTTCACCACcaaacaatattattatattattgatgattttctcaccatttaattttaatgTCAATATAAGCAAGAGCAATTTTGTAGCAtcccacttttttttttcccaatTTGTGCCATTGTAATTGGGTGCAAGTAAAAAACGGAGAAGGTACGAGTTCTGTTTAGTTGGGAGAATGAAACATTTATTACAACAACATAGTTTGTGCAACACTTATCATCCCTTGTACGGTATGCTCTCTTAGAATTAGCCAGGCTGTTTATTTGTtgtattaacaaaaaaatatagaattagTAATATTGAAGAATAAGTTGAATTGATGATGTCTCTTATTGGGgctaagatttataattctctgattttaaattataataaattgtattaaaatgactcattaaattatgtataCTATTTATTTGTGTGAAGTTGCTCATGATTTTTCTACTAGTGATTAATTAGAAACAATTTTATTGTTAGTGCTATCACTGATAAGAGTAAAATTGTGTATATTagatgttaaaataatctagaaaaatttaggattttaattaaatataaaaaaatatctaaactaaagaattaaaaaataaaaatatctaagataatataatggaatatcctagaaaagtaattaaaaaattaaaaatatttaagatattttagtaaacttgcactataaatacccattgatgtaatcaattttttgtgcaatgaagaacaatattcattctacatattcactcatcttcctctccaaataaatccattcactattttaccatctaaatttttcctacatttggtatcaagagctaattaaaaccaagacctccaaacaacctaaacacattaaccaacatactccacaataaaataaacctctaaccacaaaataaaaaatgacctcaaccactaattacccccaagttaattgggttcccacatttaagggagaaaaatatgaacaatgggctatgcaaatgaggtcaatatttatctcctaagatttatgagaattagtacaagaaggttacgagcaaccacccaaagatgacactaaagagtcatcttgggatgaaacaaaaataaaacaatataaacaaaataggataaggGATAACTATGCCCTATCTCTATTATATCGTGGAGTCGACGAGGCAATACTTACAACTATCATGTCTGCAAAAACAGCTACGGAGGCTTGGAGGATCCTGGAGACAAAATACAGAGGTTCCGAAgaggtaattctttttaaactccaatcactatggagagaatttgataatctattaatggcagaaaatgaaacaatacattcattttttgaccgagtcactaatatagtttatcaaataagatcaaatggtggtaaaatagaagatgaaaatgtgattcgaaaaatattaaggagtctttcacaaaaatataacattattgccacaacaatagaagaagttaacaagaaaaatttatctcaattaagtaTGCCTGAATTAATGGGATCACTACTTGCACATgaagatagattaaaaagatttaacgaagaaccactagaacaaggtttctaatggtgaaaataaaaatagtcattgtaaaaattatgaaaaaggacaaacatcaactaattgtagcaaggggagaggaaattttaaaaatcaaaggagtcgattaaataatcaaactgacctttattgtaaattatgtaagaaaactaaccacaatactaatgattgtcggtacaaatgtaagaggtgtaaaaaacactctcacctcgaaaaagattgttggtatcgacaaaaagaagcaaactattccgaaaataataattccggagagcaaatattttacactggattaaatgcacaagaaaaagtaagtgacatatggtatattgatagtggttgttcaaaCCACATGACcggcaataaaaattattttgtcactcttgacgaaaatgttaaaacacacatcacacttggcgacggtaaaaaagaagatgtcgccggaaaaggaacaattgccgttaaaacaaaaaatggatcatcaaaattaattcatgaagttttttatgttcccggacttgcacaaaatttattaagcgtaggccaattaattaaaaaaggatatatggttaaatttgagaataacaaatgtcaaatctatgataaaaataagggtcagATAACAACAACTGTTGAAATGGTTCCTAACaaaatattcccattaaaattgccatttgaagaaaaattggctttaagctcaataaatgatgaatccaccttatggcatttgagattcgggcatctaaatttcaacagtctaaaactattaaaacaaaaagaaatggtaattggactaccatcaataaaaaatgaaagaaaaatttgtgaaggctgtatatatggcaagatgcacagattgccatttcctaccacaccttggagggccaaggctcctctagagcttgttcatgcagatatctggggtcctaccaagaatccgtctcttggcggaaaaagatattttcttctgttcgtagatgactactcccgcatgatgtgggtatatttcctggagaaaaaatcagaagctttttcccacttcatggaattcaaagccctcacagaaaatcaaagtgagcattctcttaagattcttagaacagatcgtggcggagaatttacaagcaacGAATTCAACAACTTCTATAAGAAGCATGGGattaaaagagaacttacagcaaggcgtacaccacaacaaaatggtgtcgcggaaaggaaaaaccgcactatagtagagatggcccgcagcatgatgcagggtaaacatctacccaaaggatactgggccgaagctgttcacACGGCAGTATATATCCTCAATAGATCTCCCACAAAAGCAGTTAGGGATTTAACGCCATATGAAGCCTGGcacaagagaaagccaagagtagaacacctcaaagtgttcggatgcgtagcttatgcccacatcccaaaggagaatcgggaaaagctcgacgagaagggagaaaaatgcatattcattggatacagtcacgaaacaaaaggatatcgcCTTTACAAGCCTGAATCTAAACAATTAATCATCTCTAGAGACGTAATTTTCGATGAAGCAGCCGAATGAacgtggaaagaaaaagaaactgaagctcgcgaaggagatactcttctaagagatccaagtgaagaagacggagcagaccaaccaacaaacccatCATCTCCGAGTCCAAGTACACCTGAAAGTACAAGATCATTCCCAAGCTCAAGAAGCCAAACATCACGTTTAACTCCTCAACCTCAAGAAGCCCGAAGATCAACACGAGATCGGCAACCGCCATCATGGttacaagattaccattgtgaccaagcaatgatggctctcttctctagtgagccacaaacatttcaagaagcagcacaagaagaaacctggattgaggctatgaacgaagaaatcaaaatgatcgagaagaatcacacatggaaacttgtagacaaaccacaagacaaggaagtcatcggactcaagtgggtctacaaggtgaaacataatgatgatggctccatcaacaagtacaaagcaaggctcgtagcaaagggatatgcgcaacaaccaggaatcgacttcaacgaaacatatgcaccatttgtccgcatggagacaatcagaacagttctggcattagcagcacagcatcagctaccagtctttcaactcgatgtcaaatcagcatttctaaatggagaacttgaagaagaagtgtacgtcgagcaaccgcagggatacgtcatcaaaggccatgaagacaaagtataccgccttcgaaaagctctgtacggactcaaacaagcaccccgagcgtggaacagcaacatcgacaattatcttctccagcatggtttcatcaagagtccgagtgaaccttcactatacatcaagacacaaggtaacaactttctcattttatgcttgtacgtggatgatctaatctatacaggcacacacccaacgatgatcgaagaatttaaaaaggctatgatgaaggagtacgagatgacagaccttggtacaatgaaatacttccttggcatacaaatcaaacaaagcccaggaagaatatttctatcacaagagaaatatgcagaagaccttctcaagaaattcaacatgggtgaatgtaagccgctggctacaccaatggcaatcaacgagaagttatcaaagtacgatggcaaaccaaaagtcgacggagcaatgtatcgaagcttggtcggctctcttatttatctcacacatacaagaccagatatagtcaacgctgtcagcatcgtatccaggttcatgagagaaccgagcaaggatcatctaacagcagaaaagaggattctcagatacattaagggaacaaaaagctatgggatcatgtacgaaactgaaaaagatttcaagctcacaggatacaccgatagcgactgggctggaagcgtggatgatagaaaaagtacaagcgggtacgtatttcagcttggaaagaaggtggtctcatggtcatcaaaaaaacaggcgacagtagctttatcatcagcagaagcagcgtacattgcagcaacaagtgcagcacgtgaagcagtctggctgagaaggatattaatcgatctacaacataagcaagagacaccaacaacaatgttctgcgacaacatgtcaacaatagcaatgacgaagaatccagtgtttcatagtagatcaaaacacatcgagatacgacatcactacattcgtgagttagtagacaagaaagagatcgaactacaattctgcaagacgggggagcagctcgcagacattttgcacaaaacccatatcaactgaTAGATTTATCGATTTCAGAAGACGACTTAGagttcaagatttttcagattagggggagtgttaaaataatctagaaaaatctaggattttaattaaatataaaaatatctaaactaaagaattaaaaaataaaaatatctaagataatataatggaagatcctagaaaagtaattaaaaaattaaaaatatctaagatattttagtaaacttgcactataaatacccattgatgtaatcaattttttgtgcaatgaagaacaatattcattctatgtattcactcatcttcctctccaaataaatccattcactattttaccatctaaatttttccTACATTAGATTACCTAACCCTACCCTAGGTGGGAGGgcaaataataacattaacattgaTCATTGTAATGtataatagtaattattaattGATGCCCATGCCTTACATATAAATCATGATTATTGTCAAATTACTTGTTTCAATTAAGAATATTAGTATCATTTTATGACTTGTGAATAAAAAAACACATCCAAGCCTCATTAATGCGTGTTGTGCCGTAGGCTTGCTGTGTCAAAAGTTTCAATTtaaattcgtttattttgattttaagtttACATTGATTAGCAGATAGATCTAGTTTTTATCGGGGTTAATTTTGAGGAATTTACATTTGTTCTAACGTTCTTAGAAAATGATTTTGTAATTGATTGTCGTTAATTATGTTGATGAAATGAGACTTGGATAGATGGTTATAAAAAATTCATGCCAGTACTTGTCAAAAGCaataacaaattacaaatatcgctattttttttattagtcttCACCTAAACTTCTTTAGTCTAATGCATTAGTTGAAcgctaaaaaataaaaataatttatttgtatCTCTGGATATGAAAATTGAAATGTAAACCAAACTAGTATTTATCCTTGTTGATTACCATTTAAAGATTAAACAAAGGTCAAACTCGCACCAATGTCGAGGGTGAGGGCTGAGGCCACCATAACTACTAACAACATATTGACACGACTTGAGGCGGCATGGGCATATGGGCATGTATGCTCATGCTTAGATTTTGAtataatgataaaattaataaaatgaataaaagaaaattgaaaataatataaagataGATTATGACTTTATGTATGAAATTAAACAAAAGTTTTGACAAAAATCAAAGATACGGAATTTTTTTCCAAGGTTTAATGGAACTTTTTACGTTGGGGTTGAAGTGCAAATATTACGCTTGCTTTCGATCCCATTATTatcaaatcaaaaacaataatagatattttacacaaacaaattaacttttggaatataatatataacatacaaACTAATTAAGACAAGCTTAATTAGTTAGGTTTTTATATTCTTTGTCAGTGGTGTCTTAAAGTGTGGCCAATTCCATGTCGTTGAGTAGGGAAAAACACAAACAAGAAACTAGCAGTCATCCCAATCAACAGAGGAAGTACATTCAGAATCTGACGTAAATTTCTCGAAGGAGACGGGAAAAAGCATCGAACTGTATTATGTTCAGTGAGCGTAATCGATGTGAAAACAAGCAACGATGTAAGCCCATGAACAAAATCTCGACCCTTTATACGATACTCGAGAGCCACCCTCTGTGGTAAGTTTACCGTCCCATCAACGACCCATAAACCGGTCAATGTAGGGATCCCGTACAAAATGTTACCACGTCTGTCCCTATAACTATCTGTGAAATTCAGAACAAAAGATGATATTGCAAGGACTACAAGGAGGATAATTGTCATGACTTTGTTTATTTCTATGCAGTCTCCTTGGTTTGTTAATGCAGGTGATAGAAGTTGGAAGATTAGGAATGTTCCGGTTGGTAGTAAGTTGGCTAAGTTTGTGGTTCCTCGTAATGTTTGGCTTATAACTTTGTGGGTTGGGTTTCGGGTTATTactgcttcttcttcttcttcttcttgtcgttgttgttgttcttcttctaCGAGTAATGGATCATTGTTTGATGCCATGTTTTCTTTAGCTTTAGTCTTGATTATGTTCTTAATTGATTCATGGGTTATATATATGTGGGATGATAAAAGAATTAAGTTTAATTAGTGGTCATATTAATACTAATTCCTTGCAAATTATACGAAATTGAGCTGgttttttaaagatttgatTGACTTGTTCGTTGAGTAGGTACTAATATTATGTCATGCCCTTAGGCCATAGCTTCCAGTTTTGAACATAAATCATAAGTATATTTTACATCCTTAATGATTTATTTATTCTACATTTAAGGCGAAAAGATAATAAATCATTTGTATAGCTGTGATATGGATCGAACTCCTATCAGAAATTATTATAagggtggaaagaaaaatcatcAACTGTTAGGCTGTTGCAAGAGACTTAAATTTTTGCAATTcatatgttcattatttatttatgattacaTGATAGGCTgagaaaaaagttaaaaattaaactcaTGTCTACCCATTATTAAAAATAGTTCTTACGTTAAAATAAATCCAAATCTTCATGTAATCATTATTAGAAGAGTTTTAAGTTTGAACGACAAACTAGGAATATAGTTAAAGGATCAAGTTGCTATATGATGCATGTATGTGATGGTGAATTTCTAGCTAGTTGatgcttttttaatttttgaatcatAATTTGGAAAACGTGTATGAGTTCATCTATGAATATCAAAATGGAATTGTtacatattttacttttttaaaattcGTCAATCCTGATCAATTATCCAATATATTTGATGAtcataataaaaagtaaaaatcacAATTATTACTAATACAACATTCAAAAATGGATGATACGAGTAAATAAGAGACAAGAAGGCAGCTTTCTTGTCCCTTTCTCTTATGTTAAACAAACAAGCCCAAATAGCCAAAAACAATtactttatcacaaaattgaaattattgttATGAGATGATCTCACAATTAGACACGTCTTATATGGAATTACACAAGTAATGCAAATTATGATACTTTTGTGTTatcaaaatctcaaaataaggaGTTGAACTATTTACTTTATATTTCACTCACACTTAGATCGCCTCATATAACAATATATGTACAAATTATGAGAATGAAAACCTTTTATTTTAAGGTTGAAATACATTCTCTCACACGAGTAGTTTTTACTCTATAGGATACCCTAAGTCCAAATAGGTTTGAAAATGACAAACGATGAAATATTCTTTCTCATTGTCCCATTTTGGATATCTATCAAGTTTTGTATGGGATTATTTCATCACGAGAAGACCCATATTATAAACTCATTTCTCTAATTGTTCACTTTAATATTGTAAGTTACTAATCACTTTAAAGCTATATAATTTTAGACTAC of the Amaranthus tricolor cultivar Red isolate AtriRed21 chromosome 6, ASM2621246v1, whole genome shotgun sequence genome contains:
- the LOC130815947 gene encoding protein DMP4-like is translated as MASNNDPLLVEEEQQQRQEEEEEEAVITRNPTHKVISQTLRGTTNLANLLPTGTFLIFQLLSPALTNQGDCIEINKVMTIILLVVLAISSFVLNFTDSYRDRRGNILYGIPTLTGLWVVDGTVNLPQRVALEYRIKGRDFVHGLTSLLVFTSITLTEHNTVRCFFPSPSRNLRQILNVLPLLIGMTASFLFVFFPTQRHGIGHTLRHH
- the LOC130815946 gene encoding protein DMP4-like, with protein sequence MDISVIKEEAHLNDDDQKVPLLRDVPYTPDRNPIQQAISQTFQSTAHLAKLLPTGTVMAFQLLAPIFTNQGDCDPVSRTITSILINICGLSSFLLSFTDCFKDDDGNIYYGFATINGLWVIDGSAKLPPQLAAKYRLRFIDFLHAFMSVFVFAAIALFDKNTVQCFYPAPSRETQEILTALPIGIGVICSMLFVAFPTQRHGIGFPLTTN
- the LOC130815945 gene encoding pentatricopeptide repeat-containing protein At5g46100; this encodes MRSKTGLRWSKNITTSQVVQLIRAEKDLSKAVAIFDAATAEYRNGFRHDHITFGHLISRLVSANQFKPAEELLNRMKEERCKIKEEIFLSICRGYGRVHKPLEAVQIFKIAKDYGCEPTEKFYITIFSILVDESHLKLAMRFYHYMKKMGILPNVVSLNILIKALCKSSGTIDAAINIFNEMPSRGCSPDSYTYGTLISGLCKCGRIDEANKFFREMEAKGCLPTVVTYTSLINVLCKSGRLGDAFVLFKEMTSKDIKPNVYTYSALMDGLCKHGRLLHALDLLEMMIRQDLSPNTITYSTLINGLCKDGKLCEALKLFDRMKLQGLKPDVALYNKIINGFVDLNKCQEAANFLDEMVLAGISPNRLTWSTHIKVHNVVIQGLCESDLNRAFYLYLSMRTRGLTVEPEVFHSLVKGFCKKRDLLKAYRTLDEMVCDGCHPDEEIWKAILRGFLDQKKTLESIENFHMQLAQTINELAKLS